Genomic DNA from Melospiza georgiana isolate bMelGeo1 chromosome 3, bMelGeo1.pri, whole genome shotgun sequence:
ACTTTTGCACCACCAAGTACCAGTACATCCCTCTGGCCTCCTGCTACTTCCAAAGGCATCAGCTTTGCCTCTCGGATGCGGCTCTGCGGGAGCTGCAAGACATGGAGCAGCTTTTGAGCTGCAGTCAGAAAGAAGACAACTCCACCTTGGTGAAGATATGTGAGAGTTTCTTCAGCAGGTTTGGGTCCCATATAAACCAGGGTCCCCTCCACTTTGGGGGGATATTCTGGTGGAAGGCATCTACAGAAGGATTCCGAGCTGAGCAGCGGGAAGAGGTGAAGCGAGAAACATCTGAAGCACTGAACATCTTTGTTGGGGCCAGCTGGGGTGGCTTTGGGGCCAGTGTAGGAGGGACCCTGGATGTTTCCAAATCCAGCTCAAAGGCTTCTGTCCAGGGAAAAGCCAGAGAGAGTTCTCATACAGCAATTCAGCTCTACGTGGTCAACACCGGGGGGCCAGCAGACACATCTTCCCTTCCTCAGTGGAAAACGGGGCTTGTGTCTGATAACACAACGTGGTGCGTTATCGACCGTGGCTTTGAGCTGATCCCAGTGTGGGATGTCATCCTGCGCAATCACTGCAAGGATTTTAAGTCTGCAGGCCAGATGAGCAGAGCCCTCAGGGCTGCTTACGAAGCACTGACGAATGAGAGCGTTGGCATGGTTTTTGGAGAGGAACTAGGCAGTGCAGTGCAAGAGGCCAGAGATTTCATGGCAACTGTGAAGGCCTGGGAGGTTACAAAAGTGGATGAAAGGAAGCTACTCATGCTGATGGAGCTAAAAGATGATCTGAGTGCAAAAACCAGGAACCCCAGTGTGTGGATCAACGTGTGCCTGTCAGACAAAGCCCTGCAGGACTTCCTGGTGAACACTGTACGGAGCTGCCAGAAGTCACCTCCAGAAAACACCACCACTATCAAGGCAATGTTGAGGAGTCTCCTGAATCCTCATATCTACTCTGTCAAGGACTTCCCTGAGGCTTCCTTCATTATGCAATGGGTCTTCCAGACTGAGCACCCACTTCCCAGATCTCCCAAAGTCTCTGAGCTTCAAGAGCTCATCAAAACACTGCAGCAAATGCAGGAGCACATCCATGCTGTCACCTACGCACCAGGAAGCTCTGCTTCTGATGTTCATGAAGCAAAGATAGAAGCCACCCTGACCAGCAGCCTGGCCATTTATTCCTTACTCCAGTCTCTCCAGGAACAGGCTCAGAAGGACATGGAACTGCTGGTGCTCTTGATTGCCACCAGCATAGGGTACCAGGTCGAGAGCAGCACTTTTCAGCAACTCCTTGGACACGCAGAAATTCAGTACATGGCCAAGGAAATGGAAACGGCACATGCGGATTACTTGAACCTGAAGGAGCAAgatgcaggcagagctgaggccTCCCTCCTGCTGACAGGTCTGACTGTGACACCCGAAAGTCAAAAGCTGTCCTCTGAGCAGAAGAGGGAGCGTTTGGTTTTTATGGAAAATCACATAAAAGGCTCGTGGTCCACACGGATAAAGAATCTCCTCCAAAAGCACACTGGAGATGAagactgggagaggctggaACGGGACTTGGACTCCTTGATCAATGGGTTCTTGGATGACAAATGGGATGAGGAGAGGATGCAGAACATACTCAGTGACCTGGAAGACACTTTTCCAACACATGAAGCCCCCAGTCAGTCCCAGTCCAAgtcagaaagcagcaaagccaAAGAAAATGAAGCCATTGCAACCCAGGAGTTCCTCCAGCTGCTCAAGCGCCTTGGACTGGAAAGTCACTATCCAAGGAAAATGGGGATGGGAGATTTCCGCACCATCTGCAAGAcatctctgcaggacagccagcccagccaggacaaGGAACTGCCACTATACTTCTTGAAAAAACTATTAACGGTGGATTACCAGGTGAGGTACCTGACTTGCTGGGAAAGGAGCAACCCAGGCCTTGCATCCATGCCAGAAACCAGAGAGCAAGAGCACCAGCAATCAGACTCCTTTGAAAACTTTTTTGATAAGCTGATGAAAGCAGCCCCTGAACGTGCAAACAGGGATGGCCATGTGCACCCCATGGACCTGCAGATGGCCATTTTCCATTGTGCTGATGACTTCCTGAGACAGACCCTGGCAACCAAGCTGGCGTTCTGCCAACTGGCGCTGCCTCTGCTGGTGCCCAACCCGAGCACTTCACGCATCGAGTTCCCGCTCTATGCACTCAGCCAAATCCAAAGGAGCTGGAAAGAGGTGGAGAAGGCGGGAAAGCAGGCCCAAACAAAGAGTTTCAGCAACAAACTCATCTTTCAGGCACACACACCCATCGTGTCCTTCATCCGCATTGGCAGCTCGGCCTTCTCTTCCAAGTCCCAGCTCCTCAACGCTGTGCTCAGCAAACGCAAACACGACACTTTCTTCCACCGccactgcagaggcagcaccagAGAGCGTTTGCTGATGGAAGGACTGGTGGAGATTGCCTGGTACTACCCTGGTGGAAGCCCTGATGACACCTTTGAGTGCTGTGTGGCTTTCTGTAACCTGCATGGAGATGCCAGGGATCACGGAGCacagctgcagttcctgcaggAGATATCTGCTGTCAATGTGTGTCTTGTGTCTGACTGGGAGCACATGGACAACAGGGGGAAAAAGCTTCTGCAGGACCTGTGGCAGTCGCAAAGGCCTTTGGTTTGTCTTCTCACAGAAAATGACAATGCTGCAGCTGGACAAGCCAGCAAAAACATAACAATAGGGATCAAGGACAGAAATGAAGCAGAACTGATGGACCAACTGACCAAGACAATTGGAAATCTCCTGGAAGGGTCTAATCCATGTTTTAGCCTGGAGTCCTGCATGGAGAAAGCTCGCCAGCACGGATTCATAGTGGATGCAGATCGAGATGTGTGTGTGACAGCCAAAGCAAAGGCAAAGGAGCTGGTGGAGCTTCTGAAGAAAGAGAAGCTGTCTGAGATcaaatcccagctgctgccacttcAAGGAAAACTGTGGTACCAGTGGTGCCAAAAGGACAAAGAACTCACTCGCTTGCAGGAGAAGAGGAACAAGAGCGTTGAGCATCATCGCAGCCAAATTGAATATGAGAAGAAAGCAATAAGAAAAAAGCAACTTGACCAAGCTTTCCCTCTCAACGCACTGATGAAATCATTCCTTGGCTTTCTCCAGGTCCAGCCAGCAAACACCAAGAAATACTTCCTGCACTGGATGAAGGTCTTTATGCATGACCTGTCTTGTGGTCGCCTTGAACAACTGAGGAAGGACTATGACAAATTATGGTCTGAAATCCAgtcaagaaagaaaagcaaggaaaagccCAGGGGCAACGATGAGTTGCCGAGTCATTTGGATGCCCTCTCTAATGAAATCAATGATTCATCCATCGGCCTGGAGAACCTATTGAGAGAGTTAGGGCAGATTTATGAAGCTCTGGAAATAATGAACTACAAGAAAGACAATTTTGTCAAACTGCCAGAAATTGCAGCAGATCTGATGGTTTCAGGGCACCCCATGGAGCTGATGGATGGGGATGCTTCTTACCTGCCCTTGCGCTGGGTGGGAGCAATCTTTGACAGCTTAATTGAGAGGCTGGGGGACAAACGAGTGTTTGTGCTCTCTGTGCTTGGCATCCAGAGCACAGGCAAGTCCACCCTGCTGAATTCCATGTTTGGTCTGCAGTTCAACGTCAGCGCAGGGAGATGCACCCGTGGGGCCTTCATGCAGCTCATCCCAGTGGCAGAGGAGCTACAGCAAGACTTGGGCTTTGATTTTGTGCTGGTGGTTGACACAGAGGGACTTCGTGCCATCGAGATGTCCAATAAACACTCTCTGAACCATGACAATGAGCTGGCCACCTTTGTCATTGGTGTTGGCAACTTGACTGTGATCAATATCTTTGGAGAAAATCCATCAGAAATGCAGGATGTTCTCCAGATCGCTGTGCAGGCTTTCCTGAGGATGAAGAAAGTCAATCTTTCCCCAAGCTGCCTCTTTGTCCACCAAAACGTGGGGGAAGCAACTGCCAAGGAGCAGAACATGGAAGGACGAAGGCGtttgcaggaaaagctggatGAAATGACTGTGGTAGCTGCTCAGGAGGAGTGCTGTGATGTCTCCTCCTTCAGCGATGTCATTGGCTTTGATGTGAACACCCACATTCACTACTTTGCTCACCTGTGGGAAGGAAACCCCCCAATGGCACCACCAAATCCCAAATACAGCCAGAATGCCCAGCAACTCAAGAGCAAAATCCTCTGGGCTGCCAAGAAGCAGTCACAGCACAGCATTTTGAGGCTCTCGAGCCTGAAAGATCGTATTGGTGACCTCTGGAATGCTTTGCTGAATGAAAACTTTGTGTTCAGCTTCAAGAATTCCCTGGAGATTGCTGTGTACAGGAGACTGGAAAGTGCCTTTAGTCAATGGACCTGGAGGCTGAGGAGTCACATCTTAGATATACAGATGAGACTGGTCAACAAAATTCGGAATGGGGACTGGCAGAATGTCACTAGAGAATACCTTGAAGGGCAGGTGCAAGAGACAAGTGATGCCATTGAGAAAGAAGTGGAAAAGTATTTCAGGGAAGACAAAGACTGTGAGACACTGGTCCAGTGGAAATTAAGCACAGCGCTTAAGCTGAAGGAATTAAAAGAGACTCTtcttaatgaaacaaaaaagaaatgtgagaaTCTTATTGAGCTTcagaaggagcagaagaaaCTGGATGAAAGGAAGCTGGACTATGAAGATGAGCTCCTGAAAAAGAGTAAGGACCTGGCTGTGAGTCTGAAAGGGAAGAGCCTCAGTGAGAGAGAACTGAAGGACAACTTTACTCTCCTCTGGAACCAGTGGATTGCCGAAGTCTCCCGTGCTGCTCGTCCTCTGGAACGGGTGGATATTGATGCACAAATCGAAGATGTCCTTCTAGAGCACTTTAAGGAGCCGGGTTTTCATGCACGGATGAGGTCATTTCCCAGAGGCAGAGGATTTTCTTTTGATCCTGAGAAACACATCATGAAGAAAAAGTATTTAGGCTTTATCTCAGATCCCAGGAGCATTTCCAATGCTGATGTGATCAACTTTCAGCACATCACTGACAGCATCATAGCATGTGTTAAGGAAAACATTGCtaagaaggaagaagagaaacGCGATTACAATAGAAATTTTATTCATGAAATACTGAATGAAGTACAGAAAGGTGTGAACTCTGTCCCCAGCAATGGGAAATATACTTTCAACAGAGATTACAGCATGGATTTGTCTCTCTATCTGTGCAAAATAGCAGCAGAAAGGTTTAAAGCCATGCACAAAGCATTCCAAAAGGCAAATGACCCAGTTGTGTACTTGAGCAGCAAGAGAGAAGATTTCTTCCAATGTTTCCAGATTTCCTGCCAAGGAGCCACTTCTGTCACAacttttgctgttttcctttgtgaCAAGATTGAGCCAGCTCTTCGCCAGGCAGTCTATGAGAGGACAGCCAAAGCCATCGCTGAGGACATGCAGAAATCCCCAGATTTCAGGGGTAACAGAGCCAATCTGGAAGTTTGCATCCTGAGATACCTGGCAGAACAGGAAAAATTTGAGTATTTCGAGCAGTACGTTAGGTCCCCAAGACAGTTTTTTCAGACTTACATTGAGACACGAATTAGGGAGCACTGTTTAGATGGGAGTCGGAGTCGGCGGGACTTTTTAGGGTCCTCCCTTGATATTCTCTATAACAACATTCTTTCAGCTGTTTCTTTATCAACCGAAATTGTCAAAgacagaaaagacagagaagatAAAATCTCTCTCTGGCTGGATGAATTTTGCAGGGAACTCTCAGAAGTGATCAACTTGCCCAGAAGTGACCTGAAGGGCATTGAGCACCAGGAGGTCACAGACATTGAGTTCCTGAGCAGGGCCATGACAGAAGCTCTGCCTGACCTGAAGGAAAGGCTCAAGAAAGAATTTGCTGGTGCAGACCTGAGCTCATTTTCAGGGCAGACTCACACCATCCTGGTGGAGCATTTTtcagggtgctgggcacagtgTCCCTTTTGTGGGGCTGTCTGCACAAACACAATGCAGAATCACGATGGAGACCATCAGGTGGTCTTCCATCGCCCGCAAGCTTTGATGGGAATCAAATGGTATAGAACAGACCACCTGGTCATTGATATTTGTTCCAGCCTTGTTGCAAGTGACTGCTATTTAGTACTTTCTGACAGTAAACGAATCCCCTACAAGAGATACCGGGATGCTGGACCTCCTAAGTCCACTTGGAAAATTCTTCCTGATTCATCCTTGCAGGCGTACTGGAAATGGTTTGTGTCTCAtttcaggacacagctggaaGCTCAGTACAATGGGAAGTTTCAGGGTAGAGGAGCAATCCCTGAGGCGTGGCAGAGAATTACCAAGGAGGAAGCTCTGTCTGAGCTGGAGAAGCGTTAGGCCATGTCCATGGGAAGGAAGAACCACAACAGCTTTGCAGTTTAGGAAAACTTTGTACCAGTCTTTTACAAAATGCATTTACAATGATGATGCTCTCAAGTCCAGGAAAGCCAATGGTATCCAATTGCTCCCAAATTTGATGAAATAAGGTGCATTACTTCACCCATCACTTAGCAATTCCTTTGTTTCATGAGGAAGGCAGAATACTCTTGCCTGTTTGCCATAAACATTTCCCTCAGCTTTGTCCTAGAGACAAACCAAATCCCCTCCTTTGGACAATTGGCCTtgtggccaaggctgagccaaGGGCCAGGGATAGGGCAAAGGGCAGCACTCAGAGCACCCCTTGAAACAACTTCTGTGAGACAAGAAGGGACAGTGCCCCAAAGGCAGTTTTCCTGAAGCAACGAGCTGTCCTGCTTGGAGAAAGGCCTGCGGAACCTGATGCAAGCTCTACACTGACTgcaagctgggctgcttggctttTGGGTGtcatccttccctccctcatTGAAGCCTCCTGGATCAACTGAGGCCGttctcccagcaggagctgttgtGCCTGCGGGCTCAGGAGAGCAGTGACACGACTGCCCCAGGCTCAGGCAGTGCTGTCACTCCCTGTCTCAGGGGTGCTATGTCTCTGTCCAGGGCAGCCGCTCCTGCTCaggtgcctggggctgctgcccttatctccagccctcagcccaggcaggagctgctcctgcccttggccCCTTTGCTGAACAAAAGCCTTTGGAGTGTCCCATGTGGAGAATCCTGTCTGCAGCACCttctgcagcagcccttggggcaatgctggtgctgcccaggcaggctggtggcaccagagccgtGCTCTGGAGAAGGTGGCACCggctggctctgccccagggagctgtgggggctTTTGCTGTGCTGCAACCCTGCTGGCAATGGGAGGGCCAAGGCCttcctggagagctgctgaaGGGCTGCTTCAGCCTCAtcccctgcaggctctgtgtgaaaaatgcatattatgTCATTGGCTCttggcaaatattaaaatgaacactatatgtgttatgttggaaagttatgttgtattaatctcttttaagtagtgtggtaaGTATAAATTTTAGGCTATAGCATAATATAAAATAGAAACGATGTGATGGAAGATGCTTTTCTGACTATCTCAAGGAATGGTTAAAGCATCAAGAAATTCTTTATGTAGAGATAACAGTAACACGACACCAAAAGCTCCAAGAGAAGAATTATTGCCTTCTTATTATGAAGAACCAGACTTTGAGCGACCAAGAAGATTGATTTACAAGATGAAGAGGAGAGTTGGCAATAACCAGAAAAGACTCTgtgtttgaaaataatttttgcatcatgtatgagatatatgaatatgcaatagGCTATTGCATTTAAGGATTAATCCTTTGGTAGCAAGGTGGGCTTTTGCTTGGCAAAAGGAGTAAAACGCACCCAGATATCTGTaactctttgctttttattgtctTCTATTGTCCTAACCTGGGTGTCCAAATGCttattgctttaattttttataataattttcatagctattttattactaataaacttttaaaattttaaaagaagtgaTTGCTGTTTTTCACACTCTGCTAATAAAGGAGTTGATTTGGACTGCTCTGTGTCTCCTTTGTGTTCAGGGGAGTCACAGTTGGGGGTGACTCcacctctgtgtgctgcagacaggcaggggacagggggtggcactggggaaggGGGTGGGACAGCAGAGGCTCTGCTCCATTCAGGgtctctgctccaggagcagcttcaCTGTCTGCAGGGACAGTGAGAGGCTAGGAAGCCCCAAACCACAATGTCCAGGGAAACCAATGTCGGTGGCAGGTGCCaagggaggcagggctgggaacaaAGCCTggcctgtcacacacacagagggctGAGAAGGTGGATCCCAGCGAGGTtctgtgctctggagctgctcagctgggaaCCTGCAGGACAAACGGGGAATGGGCCCAAACCTtgccaagcccagccctggccaagCAGACCCAGAGCCAGTgacaggagccagagctgggccaTGTGAGCGTGTGCTGCACGGGTGAGTGCCAGGGACTGGGGACACCTGGGCTTGCTGTGTTGCTGCCATGGTCTGTAAGAAATAATGATGTAGTCATTGCCCTTCACTGTCATATTGgcttttccaaattattttggtATAGTACAGTTTGTAATCACTTTTTAACCACTTTTTGTACAGTCTAATTTGTCAGCCTTTTTACCATAATCCCGGTGTAGATTATATATTTTTGTGTGATAAAGATAGTTAAGGCTCCTGCAAACTACTAAAATAGAGACTATTTGCTGTTTATTATCACATTAACTGTTGCAGAAGTGtcacagtggtcacaagggttgcaggatgaagagagaggcgagaatgttgacctcatgttcagaaggcttgatttattattttatgatatatattacattacgactatactaaaaagaatagagggaaaagttctcagaaggctagctaagctaagaatagaaaatgaATCAAgaacaaaggtctgtgtcccagcagagagtgagacccagctctgctatGATTGGCCAGTAAATCAACACATCCACCagagaccaatcacggatccacctgttgcattccacaccaACATATAACcgttgtttacactttgttgctgaggccacagcttctcagaaggcggaaaaatcccaaaga
This window encodes:
- the LOC131081494 gene encoding interferon-induced very large GTPase 1-like encodes the protein MASQEDTQEEDGKTQLLAEAFEKEGLDAGYWLPKASQVLGIKCREALEHLEYKDYLRLECEVRHPWEKKALQKLLKITDDKTREEMQKHNLEKAKQRQDEANQALKDLTEMLNSHSHSQDALREKAETLWRAMEIPKEFWPPPKKPLADILERIHKQLEQQELSAGSGKNIPDTEVLRRASGGLALQGIYRTSRPEDALAKREQLLRVPEGFQLTGPEQGSLLERKEFSSSAAESTFTKSMEQLGFSVSVSAKCSFWGINVGVGVDYSRTSQSEDTHQSRSEQSYFCTTKYQYIPLASCYFQRHQLCLSDAALRELQDMEQLLSCSQKEDNSTLVKICESFFSRFGSHINQGPLHFGGIFWWKASTEGFRAEQREEVKRETSEALNIFVGASWGGFGASVGGTLDVSKSSSKASVQGKARESSHTAIQLYVVNTGGPADTSSLPQWKTGLVSDNTTWCVIDRGFELIPVWDVILRNHCKDFKSAGQMSRALRAAYEALTNESVGMVFGEELGSAVQEARDFMATVKAWEVTKVDERKLLMLMELKDDLSAKTRNPSVWINVCLSDKALQDFLVNTVRSCQKSPPENTTTIKAMLRSLLNPHIYSVKDFPEASFIMQWVFQTEHPLPRSPKVSELQELIKTLQQMQEHIHAVTYAPGSSASDVHEAKIEATLTSSLAIYSLLQSLQEQAQKDMELLVLLIATSIGYQVESSTFQQLLGHAEIQYMAKEMETAHADYLNLKEQDAGRAEASLLLTGLTVTPESQKLSSEQKRERLVFMENHIKGSWSTRIKNLLQKHTGDEDWERLERDLDSLINGFLDDKWDEERMQNILSDLEDTFPTHEAPSQSQSKSESSKAKENEAIATQEFLQLLKRLGLESHYPRKMGMGDFRTICKTSLQDSQPSQDKELPLYFLKKLLTVDYQVRYLTCWERSNPGLASMPETREQEHQQSDSFENFFDKLMKAAPERANRDGHVHPMDLQMAIFHCADDFLRQTLATKLAFCQLALPLLVPNPSTSRIEFPLYALSQIQRSWKEVEKAGKQAQTKSFSNKLIFQAHTPIVSFIRIGSSAFSSKSQLLNAVLSKRKHDTFFHRHCRGSTRERLLMEGLVEIAWYYPGGSPDDTFECCVAFCNLHGDARDHGAQLQFLQEISAVNVCLVSDWEHMDNRGKKLLQDLWQSQRPLVCLLTENDNAAAGQASKNITIGIKDRNEAELMDQLTKTIGNLLEGSNPCFSLESCMEKARQHGFIVDADRDVCVTAKAKAKELVELLKKEKLSEIKSQLLPLQGKLWYQWCQKDKELTRLQEKRNKSVEHHRSQIEYEKKAIRKKQLDQAFPLNALMKSFLGFLQVQPANTKKYFLHWMKVFMHDLSCGRLEQLRKDYDKLWSEIQSRKKSKEKPRGNDELPSHLDALSNEINDSSIGLENLLRELGQIYEALEIMNYKKDNFVKLPEIAADLMVSGHPMELMDGDASYLPLRWVGAIFDSLIERLGDKRVFVLSVLGIQSTGKSTLLNSMFGLQFNVSAGRCTRGAFMQLIPVAEELQQDLGFDFVLVVDTEGLRAIEMSNKHSLNHDNELATFVIGVGNLTVINIFGENPSEMQDVLQIAVQAFLRMKKVNLSPSCLFVHQNVGEATAKEQNMEGRRRLQEKLDEMTVVAAQEECCDVSSFSDVIGFDVNTHIHYFAHLWEGNPPMAPPNPKYSQNAQQLKSKILWAAKKQSQHSILRLSSLKDRIGDLWNALLNENFVFSFKNSLEIAVYRRLESAFSQWTWRLRSHILDIQMRLVNKIRNGDWQNVTREYLEGQVQETSDAIEKEVEKYFREDKDCETLVQWKLSTALKLKELKETLLNETKKKCENLIELQKEQKKLDERKLDYEDELLKKSKDLAVSLKGKSLSERELKDNFTLLWNQWIAEVSRAARPLERVDIDAQIEDVLLEHFKEPGFHARMRSFPRGRGFSFDPEKHIMKKKYLGFISDPRSISNADVINFQHITDSIIACVKENIAKKEEEKRDYNRNFIHEILNEVQKGVNSVPSNGKYTFNRDYSMDLSLYLCKIAAERFKAMHKAFQKANDPVVYLSSKREDFFQCFQISCQGATSVTTFAVFLCDKIEPALRQAVYERTAKAIAEDMQKSPDFRGNRANLEVCILRYLAEQEKFEYFEQYVRSPRQFFQTYIETRIREHCLDGSRSRRDFLGSSLDILYNNILSAVSLSTEIVKDRKDREDKISLWLDEFCRELSEVINLPRSDLKGIEHQEVTDIEFLSRAMTEALPDLKERLKKEFAGADLSSFSGQTHTILVEHFSGCWAQCPFCGAVCTNTMQNHDGDHQVVFHRPQALMGIKWYRTDHLVIDICSSLVASDCYLVLSDSKRIPYKRYRDAGPPKSTWKILPDSSLQAYWKWFVSHFRTQLEAQYNGKFQGRGAIPEAWQRITKEEALSELEKR